The sequence gaaaaacaggaagataagtgaacgcaccaaaatacgaattttcaactctaacgtgaaatctgtgctgctttacgctagtgaaacatggtgtgtatcagtggagaacacccaacggctgcaggtgttcattaacagatgcctgcggtatataattcgggcctggtggcctcacaactggatctcaaacaacgagctccatcgtcgttgtcaccagagaccgatagcaacagaaattcgggatcggaagcggggctgggtcggccacactctacgtaggggcggtaacgaaatctgtaaacaagcattagactggaacccagcgggacatcgcagcaaaggcagacccagaggctcatggcggcgaagcctcaataaagaaataaaagaagtcgaccgaaatctaacctggcaacaggttaaagcgatagccgggcatcgcttaggatggagatctttcaagtcggccctttgcaccaccggaggtgtacaggatccataagtaagtttTATGATTGTTAGTTAACTATAGAGAAACAGACCAACCTGGTGAAGAGCAAAACGAATGATAGAAGCTAAGAGGGTAACTGTGAAAGAGCCAATCTAAAAAGCAGAGTTATTCGTTTGAGAGTTCAGCTCAGACTGAGGAGTCTGGTTTATTTCGATTCGCTTTTAGCCCATTGGCTCTTCAGATTCGTTCAATGCAACGAAGACGTCAAATGACGTTTGACCTTGCGCTAGGGGTGCGCTAGTAAAATACAACAATTCTTCCCCTTCACAAAGTTTGTTCGTacagaaattgaaaattatcaaaaggaatataataaaaattatgaaaagcATTTCGAAATCAAATTCACTTTGACTAGAGTTAATCCAAGAATAAATCCGAAAACTTTAAGGTaatcaataataataatgatcaCTACGGTTCACTTTCTTCGTTCTTTTGGACCGTCGGAGTTCCTTTTGATCGCCCATCGAATCACGACGCTTCCGCTTCCTTCCTCCCTTCGGAGCCAGGTCCCGTTCATCGCCATTGGGCGGCTCAACGATAGGTATAGACTCTGATCTGCGTCCTGTGTGCCATTGCGTCCACGTTTCCAACGCATATCTGGAATTCATTACAAGAGTATTTTTTAATGAAAGTGGCTTTGACCCATCTTGCCTGATTATGTGGGTTGTGGTTTTTATACCACACTTCATCACCCGCTATCAATTTGTCAATAGCTTCCACTGAAGTCTTCGGAATATTTCCGCTGGTTTGTTCCGCTTCAACCTCATCATTTACATGAAAATCATTCAAACGTTTCTTATAATTATTCCTAGGATCAACTAAATCCAAAATAGTTTTCGGTTtgtataaaaatattctttcggATGGAAAGTGCCCATCTTTGTTCAAGTTATTATCtctaaaattgaataaaaatagaTTTATCTGGTcctccaaatccaattccgatATCTCTGGATCCAttaggaacttcttgaggactTCCTTTGTGGTTCTTACCAACCTCTCCGCTTGTCCATTACTCGACGGGTTATACGGAGGGCTTTTCATGACTTCTATTCCTTGCCTCTCAAGAAAATTTATAAAGGTCCAGGAGTTGAAAGGGGGACCATTGTCTGAAACCAAAACGTCTGGTAATCCAAACCGCGCAAAAAAAGCtactaatttttttaaaaccttgTTACAGTCTGTACCTTGTTTCATCCACTCCACCTCAAtccatttggaaaaactatCTACTACCAAAAGAAAAGTACTATGATTGTAAAAGAAGAAATCTATGTGGATTCTACTGAAAGGTCTCGTAGTCGGTGTCCATTTGGATAATTCCTTTGGCTTGTGTACTACTGCCATACTATTGCATGAATCACATTCTGttacatatttttcaatatcGGAATTAATACCAAaccaaaaaatccaaatttatccaccggtggtgatgatgcctttctcgattcaatatgttgaattcgaattaatgttgtaatgCAGTGCTTATTGCCTACATCTCGGCGTTAAAAAGATTTGGTGCAATTCTAGTacgttgcttaaaaattacttaccGTGGGTTACCATGGGTTGCGCCacggctaaaatgattaataattcaatgtgcatttgtgtttttgttgattaaaaaataaaaatataatccaaactgcttgatttatttaaaaacaaaaacgatagtgtccaactagaaaatttgctccgtcgaatgaaaccagttgcactcgaatctgtcaagcccttctatatgaaacgcgtttaacaaaaaaaatatttatgggctacacacatacacacttttggagtgaaattatagccttctggtacaactttgttgtacgagaaaggcaaaaagaataaAAGTCCAACCCTCATTGCACATTGCACATGAAATGTTTTTGTAGACTtcagaaaattttgatttattatttCAATAGCTTGCAATGTGTTATctctacagtttttttttttgttattttctgtCCATCAGTTCCAGAACAACAAATGACTTGAATGTGAACATAAGATCTATATCAAGTGGCGCAGCATCATATCAAATCCTTTAACAGATACTCCCCATAAATTCGCAACAGTTCcatgtttgcttgatttcctatctacatgggactgttatgcatTTATGGGCAAAATAGGTTgtaaagaaataataataaatatcttTGATTTACAGGAATTTCTTTTTCACTTTTCCATCCGCAGTGATCTTTTCAAAGGTTTTATCCATGAACGCCCTGGAAGAATGTTCAGAAATCAACCGCGTCAAAATTTCTGCTCCGAAAACCACTGCCGATAGGAACAACCCGAAACCAAGTAGGACAAATATCGGCAAAGCACCGGCTATGGTCACACTGGATATAATACTTCCAGAAAAGCATTCCGGTTTCTTGGCCACCCAATAATCGGAAAACTTCTTCTTGATGCCAACCTCCAACATTCGGGTGTACTTTACTCTGAACAGCTCACGGAAGGGCGAATCTTTGCGCACCACGTGATCCACGAACTGCGTTGGCATGCTTTCTAGCTCGTTGAGGTCACAGACTTCCGTCGAGTCGAACGTATCCCGTATCAGATTGTAAGCCACATTCCGTTCGCAGTTGTAGGCGAAATCGCCTCGACGCACTCGCTGGAGGCCCACCGATGAGTTGACGAAGGTTTTATCGGTAACTTTCTTCTTGGTGAGGTAGTCCACGTCGGGTAGGTGAGACTCCTAGGAAAAGAAGAAACTTATTGAACATATTCGATATGTTGGAAAAATAATCCATTTACGTAGAAAAAGCCTTCTCATATGTTACGTTCTCGATACCCAACTCAATGTGACTGTTAGCGAGCTGAACCAACGATTTGATATCTGATTCCTTATGGCTTCCGATCAAATCCGACACTATTTCCGATGTGTAATAATTGTATACCATCAGGGTGCATAGCAGCATGAAAAGCTGCATTGCCCTTCCAGATAAGCTTTCCGGCATGTATTGTGATCCTTGCTGACAGTAGTTTCCGAGAAATTCGACGATCAAGCTCATAAAAGGTGGGTTCTCCTTGGCATTGAAGTTATCTCTTAGTTTGTACTCTGCGGTGAAGCTGAACTTCATGACAATGCTGCCGAGTACGATGGTCAACAAAATCATGAGCCAAACGTTGGTCGAAAATGGTCTGATGAAGGCGTTATCGGTCAGTTGAGTGCTCTCCGGAGTTTTGAAGACGAACATCAATCTGGAATGTAATGATCTTCAATTCGTTAGAAAGTACATTTTTCCATTCTCCTGTAACGTATTCTGAAGATAAATCGATCGAGTCTGATCAATTTTAATGATTGGTTAAAAAACATACTCAAAGGTCATGTAACTCATAACGCTTGCAAGGTGTTCCATTCTTTTGATCTTTGTCATCAAGCCTGTTGACGAAAGATCAATCTCCCTGTTAACCAGTGCGCCCAGAATACCCCCAGTAGAATCATTGAACGTCCAGCAGTCGTAGTGAATATAGCGAACACTGCAAATAGAAGAAGCTTATATAGTTCAAATACCACACCTATATCTAGACAAATCTCCAACTTATAACGCAAAGTCGAATGCAAAGCTTTGATCAGTCGATGGCCGAAGCGCACGGCATGATCCATGTGACGATCCTTATCCGATTCCAGATGGGTGACAATCTGCTCTATCGAGTGGTTCAACAGCGGGAATCTCTGCGACACGGTTCCTACCCTCATCGTCAAATCCGAAAGCGTTCGACGATGTTCATATTTGGGTTTACCGTCAAATCGACTGGGACCTAAACAGCTAGTATCCGGAATAATGTCCCTATCGAGGGTTATATTCAACTGGCCGCCAAGAGGACGTCCATTGTTGTACACATCGAACAAACCATCGCTGGTGAGTACTTTGATCTCGGAATCTACGTACAGATCCACGTTCATAAGAAAGTCGAAAATGGTACCATTGGAATGGCGATCTACTATGAGCCAAAAAGTTGACGTTGAAAAACAGTGATGATGTATGCACTAAAAATAGCAACATTATTTAATGATTGCGGTTGTATGAACAATCAATAGTTTAACCATCAATATGAGTTCATCGCTTCCAGCGCATTCGAAATCCAAAACCACTCCAACGTCAGTTCGAAATTTATCCGTTATGCGATTTACGCCAAAAGCATCCTCATCCAGGTTCactaaatctacaaaaaatgctGATTCGGAGGCGGCCCTTACAAAATCCTGGCTTTCTGGAATAAGAATTTATTGTTTAAAAcggaaaatatattattttttgagaaaaaatgcAGAGAAACTACCAATTTCTAACAAAAGATAAGGAAATTATTTAgactttttagtggaatttcaTCAAAAcggatagtactaactcgtcttatgacaagttctaACAATTTCGATCACCTGCATGCTCCCAACAATGTAAAACTGTAATATAATTAAGATTGGTGACAGAAAAGTAACTGAGTATCAATTGGGTGACATGAATTGAGCCTTCCATGCTGACTTATGGCACatacaattataaaaaaaaaactattgaagTAAGATGTCTTCCACATTATAAACAAAAAACTGATCCCTCTAGTCATGCAACGTCGGACATCCTTAATTGAGTAGAACATCAAACATTCAGGAGCATCAAACAGCCTTGTTTGGAAAATTGAGAACAAATTTCAGCTTGATTGACACTGATTGTATAATCATTAGTTTGCTTTGAATGTTCGACGTCGGAAAACATCCAAATTAACATTGACTGCCTTTCAAACGACAAAACCTTTGTTATAAGAAGCTTTTATTGCATTATGATGTCCAATATATACTGTGTCAATAAATTATCCGTACAGTGATGGCTCggatataaaataatttataaaacatgTTTAATGAAACGTTAAATTGGTTATAAGAAAATGTGCAATGTATGTTCATGTCTTTTCAGCGTTGAAATCAAATAAACAGTCtaacattggcgtaactaacccCGATGCccagggggggctatagccccttcatctattttctctattttgagcttcttttcaaaaattctcaaacaatggaccaatcaataagcaaaaactgccgctatgaaatgaacagattgcgccaccgtagacatgttctgtcaaacacacatgaatagaaatatgcgtatacagtgccgccgttgttttgatgcggtgagtgcaaaatgagttaccttgattgatcaaTTTAAAACCTCTTTCTAtcttagtggtaatgtgatGAGTATGGcccaaccacctaaggcaatcACACTCATCCAAGCACGTGCTTTTCTCAAGCATGTTTTTTTCTGTTGTAGCCCACAGTGTCGAAGAGCATTTATTTACCAGCCGATGATTactacaacgactcaaattgatagcTATTGCTATTGCGACTAAGTGTTGGTCCCGCACACTGTGACGGATCATATTCAAACGTTTCAGGGATCCCAATGAGATTCTAAttggaattctccaagaattccaacgcgattattccaggaattccgatggAAATGTTCCAGGAGCTCCAACGGACATGTTTTAG comes from Armigeres subalbatus isolate Guangzhou_Male chromosome 2, GZ_Asu_2, whole genome shotgun sequence and encodes:
- the LOC134216630 gene encoding LOW QUALITY PROTEIN: ionotropic receptor 75a-like (The sequence of the model RefSeq protein was modified relative to this genomic sequence to represent the inferred CDS: substituted 1 base at 1 genomic stop codon), giving the protein MEGSIHVTQLILSYFSVTNLNYITVLHCWEHAESQDFVRAASESAFFVDLVNLDEDAFGVNRITDKFRTDVGVVLDFECAGSDELILMCIHHHCFSTSTFWLIVDRHSNGTIFDFLMNVDLYVDSEIKVLTSDGLFDVYNNGRPLGGQLNITLDRDIIPDTSCLGPSRFDGKPKYEHRRTLSDLTMRVGTVSQRFPLLNHSIEQIVTHLESDKDRHMDHAVRFGHRLIKALHSTLRYNVRYIHYDCWTFNDSTGGILGALVNREIDLSSTGLMTKIKRMEHLASVMSYMTFELMFVFKTPESTQLTDNAFIRPFSTNVWLMILLTIVLGSIVMKFSFTAEYKLRDNFNAKENPPFMSLIVEFLGNYCQQGSQYMPESLSGRAMQLFMLLCTLMVYNYYTSEIVSDLIGSHKESDIKSLVQLANSHIELGIENVTYEKAFSTFFFSXESHLPDVDYLTKKKVTDKTFVNSSVGLQRVRRGDFAYNCERNVAYNLIRDTFDSTEVCDLNELESMPTQFVDHVVRKDSPFRELFRVKYTRMLEVGIKKKFSDYWVAKKPECFSGSIISSVTIAGALPIFVLLGFGLFLSAVVFGAEILTRLISEHSSRAFMDKTFEKITADGKVKKKFL